A genomic region of Desulfosarcina ovata subsp. ovata contains the following coding sequences:
- a CDS encoding YkgJ family cysteine cluster protein → MELNTKLAILERMIGIYDEFLSQFDLACEKYCAHCCSANVTLTTLEGYRIIDHLETNNLIGQLETIARLAHPDRFIPKVSINRMADICARDGDLPEEPMDPEAGPCPVLTDDACPLYAVRPFGCRCMVSARNCATTGFADMDPFILTVNDVFLQHLEHIDAQGYTGNFADVMGFLADPENRQNYSSGRLGGAPTGLVANQPVFVLMIPPEHRKRIQPLLDQIRSIQPG, encoded by the coding sequence ATGGAACTGAATACCAAGCTGGCCATTTTGGAACGGATGATCGGCATTTACGACGAATTCCTCAGCCAGTTCGATCTGGCCTGTGAGAAATACTGTGCGCACTGCTGCAGCGCCAATGTTACCCTGACGACCCTGGAAGGCTATCGTATCATTGACCACCTGGAAACGAACAACCTGATCGGTCAACTGGAAACCATTGCCCGGCTGGCCCATCCCGACCGCTTCATCCCCAAGGTTTCCATCAACCGGATGGCCGATATCTGTGCCCGGGACGGCGATCTTCCCGAAGAACCGATGGACCCCGAGGCCGGCCCGTGCCCGGTATTGACCGATGATGCCTGCCCGCTATACGCCGTGCGTCCCTTCGGGTGCCGCTGCATGGTCTCCGCCCGAAACTGCGCGACCACCGGGTTTGCCGATATGGACCCGTTTATTCTGACGGTCAACGACGTTTTTTTACAGCATCTGGAGCATATCGACGCCCAGGGGTACACAGGGAATTTTGCCGATGTGATGGGGTTTCTGGCCGACCCTGAAAACCGGCAGAACTATTCGTCCGGCCGTCTTGGGGGGGCACCGACGGGGTTGGTGGCCAACCAGCCGGTGTTCGTGCTCATGATTCCGCCGGAGCACCGGAAGCGGATTCAACCCCTGCTGGATCAGATTCGTTCGATCCAGCCGGGCTGA
- a CDS encoding DUF6122 family protein, translating to MWFQAPLYPNRFAFSSTTAHLHTWPFMGLYALMTVLPQTRLVGLGLVIHMLLDATDCLWMGWPGGI from the coding sequence GTGTGGTTTCAGGCCCCCTTATACCCCAATCGGTTTGCTTTTTCCAGCACCACTGCACACCTGCACACCTGGCCATTCATGGGCCTCTATGCGCTGATGACGGTGCTGCCCCAAACCCGCCTGGTGGGTCTGGGGCTTGTCATACATATGCTCCTGGACGCAACGGATTGCCTGTGGATGGGATGGCCCGGCGGGATCTGA
- a CDS encoding Crp/Fnr family transcriptional regulator: MQETDFLRENQRVLNDIKKLTIFDPFQEEELRNLLTMSKIRRYNPGETIFEQGSADTWLYFLIYGKVRLMKDGKPVTLLQERGEVFGEMGAIACAPRSASAVAVGDTVCLSTDIYYIEQLSGNDKMAFGYVIYRVFTNVLADRLRQTTEELLSLKGRSIKIW, from the coding sequence ATGCAGGAAACCGATTTTTTAAGGGAAAACCAGAGAGTCCTTAACGACATCAAAAAACTGACCATCTTTGACCCGTTTCAGGAGGAGGAACTGCGCAACCTATTGACCATGAGCAAGATCCGGCGTTACAACCCTGGAGAGACCATTTTTGAACAGGGCAGCGCCGATACATGGCTCTATTTTCTGATTTACGGCAAGGTCCGGCTGATGAAAGACGGCAAACCGGTAACCCTGCTTCAGGAAAGAGGAGAGGTGTTCGGTGAAATGGGAGCCATTGCCTGTGCTCCGCGATCGGCCTCGGCCGTGGCCGTGGGTGATACCGTCTGCCTGTCCACGGACATCTATTATATTGAACAGCTTAGCGGAAACGACAAAATGGCTTTCGGCTATGTCATTTACCGTGTCTTTACCAATGTTCTGGCCGACCGGCTCAGGCAAACCACCGAAGAGTTGCTGTCCCTGAAGGGGCGCAGTATCAAGATCTGGTAG
- a CDS encoding AI-2E family transporter: MLELFRSWRERHFSDPQRVILGFMLLVGAGLVYFLGSLLTPVFISIIIAYLLDGMVALLQRSHLPRLASVLIVFIVFMAGMIVIMLWLLPLAVRQVSQLVQQLPGMLATIQSRLLQLPSNYPELISESQVSQVIDFLNASISTLGKRVLTLSLASVVGLMHLVVYLVLVPFMVFFMLKDKAAILAWGRRFLPDNMDLTESVWQEANVQITNYIRGKGWELLIIWVVSYAVFRGLGLQFSLLVSLFVGLSVIIPYIGVTVMGFVMALIAFIQWGWGGEFISAMIAYAVIQVLDGNLLAPLLLSGVVNLHPVAIVVAVLLFGGLWGLWGLFFAIPLATLANAVLKAWFARIEHRTESE, translated from the coding sequence ATGCTTGAATTGTTCAGATCCTGGAGAGAGCGCCATTTTTCCGATCCCCAGCGGGTGATTCTGGGGTTTATGCTTCTGGTCGGAGCGGGGCTGGTCTATTTTTTAGGCAGCCTGCTGACGCCGGTATTTATCAGCATCATCATCGCCTACTTGCTTGACGGCATGGTTGCCCTGCTACAGCGCTCTCATCTGCCGCGCCTGGCCTCGGTCCTGATCGTCTTTATTGTCTTCATGGCCGGCATGATCGTGATTATGCTGTGGCTGCTTCCACTGGCGGTCAGGCAGGTCAGCCAACTGGTGCAGCAGCTTCCGGGAATGCTGGCCACGATCCAGTCCCGTCTGCTGCAGTTGCCCTCCAACTACCCGGAACTGATTTCGGAAAGCCAGGTCAGCCAGGTGATCGATTTTCTCAACGCCAGTATCTCCACGCTGGGAAAACGGGTACTGACGCTATCCCTGGCCTCGGTTGTCGGCCTTATGCATTTGGTGGTCTATCTGGTGCTGGTACCCTTTATGGTCTTTTTCATGCTCAAGGACAAAGCCGCCATCCTGGCCTGGGGGAGACGTTTTCTGCCGGATAATATGGACCTGACCGAGTCGGTCTGGCAGGAGGCCAATGTTCAGATCACCAACTACATCCGGGGCAAAGGATGGGAACTGCTGATTATTTGGGTGGTCAGCTACGCGGTGTTCCGGGGGCTGGGTCTGCAGTTTTCACTTCTGGTTTCTCTGTTCGTGGGCCTTTCGGTGATTATTCCCTACATCGGTGTTACGGTGATGGGGTTTGTCATGGCCCTGATCGCCTTTATCCAATGGGGGTGGGGCGGTGAGTTCATTTCCGCCATGATCGCCTATGCGGTGATTCAGGTATTGGATGGCAACCTTTTGGCTCCCCTGCTGCTTTCCGGGGTGGTCAATCTCCATCCCGTCGCCATCGTGGTGGCGGTGCTCCTGTTCGGTGGCCTGTGGGGGCTGTGGGGACTCTTTTTCGCCATTCCCTTGGCCACCCTGGCCAATGCGGTCCTCAAGGCCTGGTTTGCCAGGATCGAGCATCGCACGGAATCAGAATAG
- a CDS encoding acyloxyacyl hydrolase — MNRRGRGKRVAGALAGFLWGVFLIFMPIDEAMGMDGPGLPALIRSVRFGVAAHDIDGLWSGRSKESGPDICVEATFNYRLFSLLAADAFPNLGLSLNTRGDTSKVYAGFLMQWKLRSQWFVATGFGLALHDGKRHAGTQDRKSLGAKVLFRTPIEIGWIIDSHHRLVVAFDHISNAHLANPNEGLDTLGLFYSYRF; from the coding sequence GTGAATCGGCGCGGGCGGGGAAAACGGGTTGCAGGCGCCCTTGCCGGATTCCTCTGGGGGGTTTTTCTGATATTCATGCCGATTGACGAGGCCATGGGCATGGACGGGCCAGGGCTGCCAGCGCTCATCAGATCGGTCCGTTTCGGTGTTGCCGCCCACGATATCGACGGCCTGTGGAGCGGGCGGTCCAAAGAAAGTGGCCCGGACATCTGTGTGGAGGCGACCTTCAATTACCGACTGTTCTCACTTTTGGCTGCCGATGCGTTTCCCAATCTGGGGCTGAGCCTGAACACCCGGGGAGATACCAGCAAGGTTTACGCCGGGTTCCTGATGCAGTGGAAACTGAGGTCCCAATGGTTTGTGGCTACCGGATTCGGTTTGGCCCTGCATGATGGCAAACGGCATGCCGGGACACAAGATCGAAAATCCCTCGGAGCCAAGGTGCTTTTCAGAACGCCGATTGAAATCGGATGGATAATCGATTCGCATCATCGGTTGGTTGTTGCCTTCGACCACATATCCAATGCCCACCTGGCGAACCCCAACGAGGGGTTGGACACCTTGGGTCTGTTTTACAGCTACCGGTTTTAA
- the trxB gene encoding thioredoxin-disulfide reductase has product MAGSDELYDLVIIGGGPGGLSAAIYAMRAALKTALVEKGVTGGQVTMSDEVENYPGFVHISGAELSMKFTQHAQSYDLDMISQEVTALDPGLDHHTVRLANGDTLKTHAVILATGGSPRKLDVIGERELYGKGVSYCATCDGFFFRGKTVVVIGGGDSAAEEALYLAKLCKKVYIAHRRDELRASKILQQRIFNDCNIEMLWNTVVTEIKAGADGVEQVGLKDTVTADTRELDVDGVFIFIGFNPNNELVPAGTRMNADGMVVTDEKCETRTPGIYVIGDLREKFARQIVLSAADGCTAALAAAHYVEAKTSMLADTCELPPDAAS; this is encoded by the coding sequence ATGGCAGGTAGTGATGAACTTTACGATCTGGTCATTATCGGCGGGGGGCCCGGCGGCCTCTCCGCAGCCATTTACGCCATGCGGGCGGCGTTGAAAACCGCACTGGTGGAAAAGGGGGTCACCGGCGGGCAGGTGACCATGAGCGACGAGGTGGAGAACTACCCCGGTTTTGTCCATATCAGTGGCGCCGAACTCTCCATGAAGTTCACCCAGCACGCCCAATCCTACGATTTGGATATGATTTCCCAGGAAGTCACGGCATTGGACCCGGGTCTGGACCATCACACGGTTCGGCTGGCCAATGGTGACACCCTCAAGACTCACGCCGTCATCCTGGCCACGGGCGGCAGCCCACGGAAACTCGATGTGATTGGCGAACGGGAACTATACGGCAAGGGGGTTTCTTACTGTGCCACTTGCGACGGGTTCTTTTTCAGGGGCAAAACCGTAGTCGTCATCGGCGGCGGTGACAGTGCCGCCGAAGAGGCCCTGTATCTGGCCAAACTGTGTAAAAAAGTCTACATCGCCCATCGGCGGGATGAACTGCGGGCGAGCAAGATTCTGCAGCAGCGGATTTTCAACGATTGCAACATCGAAATGCTCTGGAATACCGTGGTGACGGAAATCAAGGCCGGTGCCGACGGTGTGGAACAGGTTGGCCTCAAGGATACCGTTACCGCCGACACCCGCGAGTTGGATGTGGATGGCGTGTTTATTTTCATCGGTTTCAATCCCAACAACGAACTGGTCCCGGCCGGCACCCGCATGAACGCCGACGGCATGGTGGTGACCGATGAGAAATGCGAAACCCGGACACCGGGGATTTACGTGATCGGGGATTTGCGTGAAAAATTCGCCCGTCAGATCGTGCTTTCGGCTGCCGACGGCTGTACGGCCGCACTGGCTGCGGCCCACTATGTGGAAGCCAAAACATCCATGCTGGCCGATACCTGCGAACTACCCCCGGACGCCGCTTCGTGA